CCGTTTCCTTCGCTTTCCTATTCAAAGTGTATTACTCAATATTAACCAGAGGTTTTAACAGTAAAGTCATATTAATGTTGAATTAAACTCACCCCGTCTCAGATGTTTGTCCTTCTGCTCTGTCGACTCAAAATGGAGTCTTAGCTCCGACTGACAGAAACtttcagttttattgttttattggaaACCCATATCagctcagagtttctcctcccctTGTTactagaaatgaaatgaatggtTAACCATCATCAGTTCAGGTTTCTTCATGACCTCTCTGCTGAGCTCACAGTAAAATGCATTAATTCAAGCTAACTAGGTTGAGATAGTCAgtcagaaaacttaaaaaagtaaGCTGGGATCACCTACCTTCAGCAATGTTGTGGATGTCAGACGTGTGGAGAAACAGTTCCGAGATGATCCATGATCTGTTCAGATCACCCCGCATGGTACCGGGCAACATGTGATCCATggatcagaggaaaatgtatcttcatggtgtaaaataaatacactggCATTATATCCCAATTCAGTATCTGAGTGAAAAGAAGTCAGTGTTAAAGTTGTTCAGGTGggcacaaacaggaagtcatttcagtcttttaaaatacattttatgtatgttttatttcacagactTTCAGACAGAAACAGGTCATAACGTGTCAATATTTAATTGTGACAGATAACTTTTTAATTGTCTATTAGATGttagaaacattaaaaataaggGTTGTTCAGATGACCAATTCAAAAATCTTTTAATCTTTGAAAGCATGCATcaggttcattaaaatgtgagatttgtattcatgttggttttgtgttttttaaaattacatttacaccatttttttcaaaaggtaAGACAGAATGGACATAAAAATGTCAAGTGGTGTAACcactgaaaaattaagaatattgaatattttataCATCTAGAGTATGTGAGTGTAAGTGTACTCATATTTGtaattacttcattttaaaatagcaCAAGAAATTAGATTTTATGAGGATTATCCCTAACTGTATAAGTTATGCCCTTTTTCAATAGTGAGCGGGACAcctctgttttctaattaatttttggcaaattatgtaaaaattgttaaaaaaccATGTTATTTCACTGCAATAGAGGACTACTTTTATTCCACTTTAATTGTCCTGTATTTTATTATATGTTTATGAGAAATACTGGTTACACCAATTGATGCAAACCAGTTACACCAACTGACCATGCTGCTTCTACAGTCAAAGGCCAttgtttcttgaagaaattgTTGTTAGCTTCCTCCATTTTATGTTTGCTCCACCTACCAAAGTGCACAGAATACCAGTGCAAACCTGTAGTGTGCACATTTGCCTTAAACACAGAATAGCATATAACTGAAGTGAATAGATCGGCCTTTTGGATGGGTCTCATAGATCGGCAATTTCTTACTGATACCTATTTTATCTTCCGTTCCCAATAGCTGTTTACAACCACACATACATTGCACGCATTAGACTAAACGTGTTCCTGTATTCTCTCACGGAAAAGCTtgaaatgtaaagtttttttgtttctttgttccttCTTGATTTCTGTCGATCCTTCTAGTGATGTGTCGGTCATGAACGATTCGTTTAAagcgaacgaatcatctgggtgaccgaactgaactgaatcacttactgaaaagagtcgttcatttctcaacttcagttactctctcctctctcccgtctcgtatctctctctcctctctcccgtctcgtatctctctcctttctcccgtctcatgtctctctctcctctctcctctctcccgtctcatctctctctcctctctcccgtctcatgtctctctctcctctctcccgtctcgtatctctctctcctctctcccgtctcctctctcccgtctcgtatctctctcctctctcccgtctcgtatctctctcctctctcccgtctcatgtctctctctcctctctcctctctcccgtctcgtgtctctctctcctctctcccgtctcgtgtctctctcctctctcccgtctcgtatctctctcctctctcccgtctcatgtctctctctcctctctcccgtctcatgtctctctctcctctcatgtctctctctcctctctcctctctcccgtctcgtgtctctctctcctctctcctctctcccgtctcatgtctctctctcctctctcccgtctcgtgtctctctctcttctctcccgtctcgtctctctctcctctctcccgtctcgtgtctctctctcttctctcctctctcccgtctcgtgtctctctcctctctcccgtctcgtgtctctctctcttctctcccgtctcgtgtctctctctcctctctcctctctcccgtctcgtgtctctctctcctctctcctctctcctctctcccgtctcgtgtctctctcctctctcccgtctcgtgtctctctctcttctctcccgtctcgtgtctctctctcctctctcctctctcccgtctcgtgtctctctctcctctctcccgtctcgtgtctctctctcctctctcctctctcccgtctcgtgtctctctctcttatctcccgtctcgtgtctctctctcctctctcctctctcccgtctcgtgtctctctctcctctctcctctctcccgtctcgtgtctctctctcctctctcctctctcctctctcccgtctcgtgtctctctcctctctcccgtctcgtgtctctctctcttctctcccgtctcgtgtctctctctcctctctcctctctcccgtctcgtgtctctctctcctctctcccgtctcgtgtctctctctcctctctcccgtctcgtgtctctctctcttatctcccgtctcgtgtctctctctcctctctcccgtctcgtgtctctctctcctctctcccgtctcctgtctttctctcctttctcccgtctctctctcctctctcccgtctcatgtctctctctcctctctcccgtctcatgtctctctctcctctctcccgtctcatgtctctctctcctctctcccgtctcatgtctctctctcctctctcccgtctcatgtctctctctcctctctcccgtctcgtgtctctctctcctctctcccgtctcctgtctttctctcctttctcccgtctctctctcctctctcccgtctcatgtctctctctcctctctcccgtctcatgtctctctctcctctctctcgtctcatgtctctctctcctctctcccgtctcatgtctctctctcctctctcccgtctcatgtctctctctctcctctctcccgtctcatgtctctctctcctctctcccgtctcatgtctctctctctcctctctcccgtctcatgtctctctctcctctctcccgtctcgtgtctctctctcctatctccCGTCTCGTatctcgctctcctctctcccgtctcatgtctctctctctccagaccgtaagagtcgctttaacatccactaacgaccgtgtttcagtcagtacagtgtgtgtgtgtgtgtgtgtgtgtgtgtgtgtgtgtgtgtgtgtgtgtgtgtgtgtgtgtgtgtgtgtgtgtgactgaggctggtgactcgcagtcctGCTTGTTCACgttcagtgtttcgttcactgaacgtactgactGAAGCTCCGACACGaatcactcactgactgactgagagggagagagagactcataAAGTAACCTAAgcccattattattttttaaatattaatttttttttttaaattttgccCTGCgtatatcattttaaatataactgTTCTGGCATAGAATATATTCGTTGCCATGCATATTTTCTGCTGACATGTAGCCTATATTAAGTTAAATTTGCCGGCTCTGTGACAGACTTTGGAGGATTAAGGGAAGTTTAATTAATTGAATACATGCATATatctttgaataaataaaagataggAAGAAGATGAGGGTGTGTGAAGGAGATCCAGCAGAAGTTCAAACTCCTGACTGAAATTCCTCTCTGACAAATAAAAGTATTCCAGTAAAGTCAAAGTAGGCCTATCTGTACTGAAGCTCCATGAAGGAGACTAATCAgacctttaaagactttaacactaacatgtgatccatgtcacagctgttttatagaaatatgattattatctttgcatgaactttcAGATTTCAACTCCATCACCGCCAACACCAGAACATTTGGAACAATCAGCAGAATCCAAACATTTGTACTCTTGTTTCAAATTAtccaatttgttttttattgatcttatcTGTAAGTTTTATTTCCCAACAGCAAGACTTAAATGTGCAGTAAACCTCTCGGGGCTCAACGTTAAAACTGAGAAATATCCTGTTTAGTTGATCAATCTGTTATATTTACTTATATTTTGACACATTATAGACTAAATAATATCCTTACAACAGAAGACAGGTCTCAGTATGCTTGAATATAAtctataaataatattaaacatttgaatatttcttgAAGACGATTCAGAGCAGGACATGAACGTCCTCAGTGATTATTATTATGTCCCTGAACGCAGCAGTCAGAGCCACCTACATGTGAAAACGTTGAGTAGTAATAATACATTACAGTTCCTGTTTTCAGTCTGCTCACttgtctgaaaaataaaactgatggcagaggaggtTTGATTGGATTTGAATTGATGGTCTGTTTGATTCTCAGCTCATTTTAAAGCAAcagcgccacctgctggacaaacattcaaagcttgatccaaacaGCAGCCGAGCTCTTATCCAGCTGCTTCAAAGTGAGCAGCCTGATGACTCTGCTGGAGTCAGATTCACACGTAGCCCCGGCTGGGTCACACTCCTGTTCAGGTTTGAtctctgaagagagagaaactggtCTGTAAGGCATTCAGATATAAACTACTGTAGGGTAGAGGTCACCGAGGGGCGGGCtggaagaaagaaagatcaGTTGTAGTCTGTCTGTTGATGTCTCAGTATTTTTGCcgtctttcttttcttattgtatttTGTCGTTgctgtcctgaccttgtctgtttgttttttctctgccttATTTGTCATGTatatgtcaccagtttgtcacgcTATTGCACCtcattaaatgaatgaatgaataaaaaacattcctgAGATAATCCACTGCTGGTACGGAGGTGCTCTCTGCCTCCTGTGTGTgaagaaagagtgtgtgtgtgtttgaagataCAAGTATATCCATCTCACATAcaactgtgtttgtctttgattgAAATGCGGGCGGCAGTTGCGGTAGACGGTCGGCAGTTCAAGTCcctggcctggtagctggagaggtgccagtccacttcctgagcactgcccttgagcaaggcactgaaccccaaaactgctctggagcgctcgctgtgggccgccccctcactctgagacctctccattaatgcatgtccacaggatcctgtttgttcatgtgtgtgttcatgtttattaaacagagtgattaataaaggataaatgaaaaatgaaatatgaaacacacattgtgagtgtgtgtagttgtCAAACTGAAACCAGACATCACAGCCGTTTttacatctgcactcctgaaaacatgGAAATCATTtgaggaggactgctcctgactgcagacgcagcactgagggaatgctactttcaacatcaggctagttttagaaaatgaccaaccctgcctttaagcgtgatattgatttgaggtcatatcgcccCGCCCTGCTAACCAGGCTaccggagcagcagcagcacggcGCCATGCTTCCTCTcctgaacacagacagaagagagggaGTTGTTTTGATACAGCtgatcattaaaatatctaaaagaaGTGATCATTCAGATTGGGAAATGTACCAACCTTCCCTGTTtgtgtgactttaaaataaaacagagtccTCTCAACCTCACACAGTCCATGTTTTCTTGAAGAATAattctctcaggtgttcagagTTCAGGTGTGTAGCTCCAGACGCCGCTGCAGCTCAGGCCGtagttctcctctctcacactgtCGGGCAGCTCAAACTGAGCCAGCGGCCTCAGGAGGCGTCGGATGGCGTGCTCCTCAAACTGAGCTCTTCCTGGATCTCCGATCAGGACTTTGGTGCCGTGGGTCTCCATGCAGCGGTTCAACCAGCTGTGCAGGCTGGTGGCGAGGGACTGGTCGTAGAACATGTCGCCCAGCAGGATCAGGTCGAAGGCGGCGGGCGGTGAACCGATGATGTTGTGGGTGAGACACACAGGAGGCTGCAGGCCGTTCAGCTCACTGTTCATGTGCGTCGCCACGGCTGCCACTGGAACACAAACAGGCGGGTTAACACGTCACAGGGTTAGGGTTCAAGGAAtcatggtgttcatgtgtttcttttaatcacAGCAGTCTATATACAGGGTTCACACTCTTTTCCAGGGATCATTTTCCAGGActtttccaggacattttcagCGATGATCGAGCTGGTATGACAGTCCGTGATCGTGCCACGCCAATATTAAGTGTAGTCTTTAACACCCACTGTGAGCTACCGCTTCAACGGTTAAACATTTAATAACATGTTAAGGTCCATTTTTTACACTTAACAACGCAGTATTATATTTGAAGAGACAATGCTAGCaaacaagaaactttcaatggattcttgttcctcatgtccctgGCTGTACCCCTGAGAAGTTtcagcagattttactgtagacttttttaaataattaaagttgaattctGGTCAAATTGCATAGAGACGCTGATattttagaacattttaattcaattttttaaaaaaaatctgtgagaggtgacaagaaactttcaatggattcttgttCCTGGGGTCCCTGGCTATACAACAACTGAACAATTATTTGAACTTGTAACGGTCTGTCCAGCttagtttttgttcctgcatctcccgtttctgagcgcacctgaatgcatctctcattgtctgagcacccctgaatgcagcatgctcACAGCACATCCCCTGAgtaactgcagagagagagagagagagagagagagagagagagagagagagagagagagagagagagagagagacatgcccagaaaagtGTGAAGTAGATAAACTAAGCAGACTACTGTATTTTCTGATGttcttacagactttttattattctgcatttaaagatattttctctgtttatcaGGTTGTTGATGCGACATATTTTACGATGCGCGCTCTCTGTCCACTGGTGGgagtgtgctcacctgtgtgtgtgtgtgtgtgtgtgtgtgtgtcagtaagAGGCTGCATGAGGTGCAGCTGTTAGTGCTGCTCTGTAGGTTTTAGGTGGAGTTAGGGGCAGTCTTTGCTTAAAGGGTTCAGCTGGTCATCCAGCAAAGACAATATTAGTTAATCATTTTTAGACTGGGACTTGGCAGAGCAGTAAAACTGAGCCAGTTGTCAGCTGCTGCCACCAACCTCCGAAGGTTTGTGGCCtacctctgcccccccccccccctcctccctgtggCTTTAGAGAAACCtctaaataaaaagtctgtgaagaTATTTAAAACCTGAGCAGTATTTAGTTATCGAACAACAGAAGGGCTGCAGCAGGTTCCAGGTCCTGCACcattaaaaacagctgcagagacTCTTGGTGCAGATGTATTTTAAAGATAAGAATGAGTTTGCTCTCACAAGTCGGAAGTGCAATTATTGGACGAGGTTGCAGGAGGTTGGTCGTAATCCTCCTGGGTTACTAAAGTGAGAGGAtaacacacaataaaataagAGGTCAGTTATGGAGACACAAAAGGAATAAAGATTCAGTAGTTAAAAACATAttctccctttctctgtctctgtaatctcCATTTACACAGGGTCTTGAATTTCAGCATGAAAGCTCTTCTGGTTTCCGTTTGTAGTTcatttaaagtccccatgataCTGACAGCAGGCAGAACATTATCTGCACTGAGGACCACCTCCCACAGACGGGATTCTGACAATGATTTGTTTGTCTTAAGAACcagatacatgcagtaaaaaaGTCTGTTCTAGATAAAAACTAATTTACAGCCACAGATCTGCTCGACTCTGTCACAAAAGCTGATGATTGTTAGATTCCCTGCATTCCTGAAACGCATCACAAACGATCGACCCGGCCTCCATggaggacagacctgacaaagcttcacttttcatttcttaCAGATCTGCACAAGGAtgcagcctctagtggacactcgaggaactgcaggattttacacctcagcatcggcttcatttttaaagaccgGAGGTTTCTGCTTAGTTTGACAAAGTGCAGTCTGAAAGCAAACcgaaccaaatgaaaaatgcagcAATGTTGCAGCTCAATGATAAATGgattgagcttgtaaagcgcttttctggtcttctgaagactcaaagcgctttttacaccgcaggtcacacctacacattcacaccctgatggtagagactgctgagtaaagagaccatcagaaataactaatccctttcatagacacacacacgccactgatgaagcagcgagagcaattcagggttcagtgtcttgcccaaggacgcgTCGGAgatctggctgcaggagctcgggattgaacccccaaaccttccggttgagagacgaccgactctaccaaccgagccacagccgcccctgaaTCGCCCAAAATTTCATAcgttaaaatgaaataatgttgaGCTCCATCACAGCTTTTTGACTTCTTGCGTCAACCATCTGAGACCTCAGCCAACCACACGAGAAAAAAACCTTCCACCCGTTCACGACATACAGCGAATGTTTTAATGTTCCTATCAAAATAAGAGCCTGAAAATGTGTCCATGCTGTTATGTCATGATGTGAGTAAATAACACAGTAGAGTAAGAGATGAATGAATGCTTACCAGGGTCGATGTCGTTAGCCACTACATGAGCGGCACCGCACAGAATGGCAGCGATGGCGGAGGCTCCGCAGCCGCTGCCCAGATCCAGAACGGTCTGACCCCGACACACTGCGGGGTGGTCCAGGAGAAACctgaacacagagacagaaacaaacaaaacagctgTTTAGGTTTGTGAAACCAACGAGACGCCAGAGTCACTTCCTGCTCCGTCCCACATGCAGGACAGGGCCCACAGGTCGGAATCAAACCTACGGTCTCTGCACATTGTGGCCCTCGagctaaccactaggccatcgcCACCCCTTTATCTTAATGTCTTTGTTGCATAATTTCAACGTATTGAAGCGACTGCTCAAACTAATCTTTAAATGACAGTGAGCCTTTGTCCCAGGCGTCTGATGTGTTAGAAGTCCTTCACTAAAAGGTGGCTAAGGTCCTGGACCTCCTGACAACACTAAAGATCTGCACTGAGCAGCCGCTGAAGTCCTGAAGTCCAACTCTGGAGCTCAGAGAGTTTAGTGAGAACAATAGAGAAGACGAGGGAACCAGATGAAGAATTGACTCAGGACTTTTGCTTTTATATCGTTATTAAGACGTCTCCTACTGAGCCAAGacacatgcacatttaaaaaaaaaaaaatcaacctgtAGTTGGTCCGAACTTCATGGTGTCACGTCCAACACGTCTTTATGACTTCATTCTCGGTTTGGGAGGCGTGGTCTCATTGGacaaatcatcattatcatcttaTTTCATTAAAACTTCATTAAAGATAGAGTCGgtatcttttcaaaataaaatacagacttctcctaaagctgctccattgtcccttctgggcctccgtacatgtgtggtggtgactgtgtctgcagagactctgtcctctcactggattttactgttctgctttgttctggttgactcagGATGTTTCTGGGTGGCGCTGGTGTGTTTTGTAGTGTCTCATCTGTATGCATGTACCTTATATTCTCTAATAATCAACATTTATGTCAAGTAGTCATGCTGCATAATCATATGTATCTCAGTAAACTGTATCTTAATAAACTGAAACTGCACCTCAGggtaaaaatgcatttagcagAGCACACAGGAAGGAGCCCTCAGGGGAGGGTGAAAGAAAGTTCAGTACAGCAATACAGAAAGGTGAATCCTTAAAGTTACCAATAAAGATTAAGTTGAACAGATCAGATGGTGAAAAGAGGGCGTGAAGAAGCTTGTCCCCACGCCCCTGCAAAGCCATACATACTGTAatctttgtctgttttagtCTCTTCAGTTGAAGGGCTCACTGCTTTATGACTCCATGAATACAGCTTCCTGTGCTCATGTTCTTTGGCCTCCAGGTCCGGTCTCTGAAGAGGACTTTGCAAACTTTAAGGACTACAATTACACcatgaagaaaacagaaaacagatttaGAACTTCAAAATGTTGCGGCTTCTTTGGGTTCGGATGTAGGTTTAATCTGGGTCCAAATTTGATACAAAAAGTCACTACAGTTTCCTCCAGACAATGACAGCGCACAGGTGAGTggaggagtggatacaattcagtgattagACGAGATTCAAACCGGCGAATGTGACGGaggtggacgtagcagcaaagaagagaaaatataatcagagtgaggagaaacaccacaATCATTGTTCATTTTAACTGCATTAAAGTTCATATTTTAACACCATATTTATcgactttaaaggtcacatattctgctaaACCCACtcccccatgttcctctaagtctaacatgtgtctctagtccgtctacaaaccccccaatgatgagaaaagtccatcctctccgtcttctgcctgctccacttttcaggaaatgtgtgctcaaacaggccgtttggagatgttcccttcatgacatcacaaagggcagtagc
This genomic interval from Labrus mixtus chromosome 4, fLabMix1.1, whole genome shotgun sequence contains the following:
- the LOC132972311 gene encoding electron transfer flavoprotein beta subunit lysine methyltransferase-like, translated to MLTVMFGLFKSSTWTRCVKGSFTAFRRRCVSHSRRFIGENTEVVGEQSLTPELRLRLFTPSCRFWTERPELWPYEDPYWAIYWPGGQALSRFLLDHPAVCRGQTVLDLGSGCGASAIAAILCGAAHVVANDIDPVAAVATHMNSELNGLQPPVCLTHNIIGSPPAAFDLILLGDMFYDQSLATSLHSWLNRCMETHGTKVLIGDPGRAQFEEHAIRRLLRPLAQFELPDSVREENYGLSCSGVWSYTPEL